One window of the Oncorhynchus nerka isolate Pitt River unplaced genomic scaffold, Oner_Uvic_2.0 unplaced_scaffold_1345, whole genome shotgun sequence genome contains the following:
- the adprhl1 gene encoding inactive ADP-ribosyltransferase arh2 isoform X1 — protein sequence MEKFQAGMVLAGVGDALGYRKGRWESCPSGTQIQEELASLGGLGALKLDPDNWPLSDGALMHMTTAEALITDYWCLEDLYRELVRVYVEAMVSLQGRPPDPATVEGCAHLKPNNFLLAWHTPFNEKGSGFGAATKAMCVGMKYWQPERLDNLVEVSIEMGRMTHNHPTGFLGSLTTALFASYAVQGKPLVTWGRDLMKVIPKAEEYCKKTIRHMAEYQEKWFYFEAKWQFYLEERGVEEEGHNKPLFPDTYNAEETDKVYKRWSSEGRAGRRGHDAPMIAYDALLASGSDWTQLCRRAMFHGGESSATGLIAGCLYGLLFGLSQVPEGLHQDVDRRTRLEELGAELYKAASAERSTEK from the exons ATGGAGAAGTTCCAGGCTGGTATGGTCCTAGCGGGGGTGGGGGACGCGCTGGGCTACCGTAAGGGCCGCTGGGAGAGCTGCCCCTCTGGGACACAGATCCAGGAAGAGCTGGCCTCTCTGGGGGGCCTTGGGGCTCTGAAACTGGACCCTGACAACTGGCCCCTCAGCGACGGAGCCCTGATGCACATGACCACCGCTGAGGCCCTCATCACAG ACTACTGGTGTTTGGAGGACCTCTACAGGGAGCTGGTCAGGGTGTATGTTGAGGCCATGGTGTCTCTCCAGGGTCGCCCTCCTGACCCAGCCACCGTGGAGGGATGTGCTCACCTCAAACCCAACAACTTCCTGCTTGCCTGGCACACACCCTTCAATGAGAAAG GTTCTGGGTTTGGAGCAGCCACCAAGGCCATGTGTGTGGGGATGAAGTACTGGCAGCCTGAGAGGCTAGACAACCTAGTGGAGGTCAGCATTGAGATGGGGCGCATGACCCACAACCACCCTACAG GTTTCCTGGGCTCTCTGACCACGGCTCTGTTTGCATCGTACGCGGTGCAGGGCAAACCGCTGGTGACCTGGGGTCGCGACCTCATGAAGGTCATCCCCAAGGCCGAGGAGTACTGTAAGAAGACCATACGCCAcatggcag agtaccaggagaagtggttcTACTTCGAGGCTAAGTGGCAGTTCTACCTGgaggagagaggcgtggaggaggaggggcaCAACAAGCCCCTGTTTCCTGACACCTACAACGCTGAGGAGACAGACAAG gtGTATAAGCGCTGGAGCTCAGAGGGCCGGGCTGGACGGAGGGGTCACGATGCTCCCATGATAGCCTACGATGCTCTCCTGGCCTCAGGCTCCGACTGGACCCAGCTCTGCCGCCGCGCCATGTTCCACGGAG GGGAGAGCAGTGCCACAGGGCTGATAGCAGGCTGTCTGTACGGTCTCCTGTTCGGCCTGTCCCAGGTCCCTGAAGGGCTGCACCAGGATGTGGACCGACGCACGCGGCTGGAGGAGCTCGGAGCCGAACTGTACAAGGCAGCCTCcgcagagaggagcacagagaagtaA
- the adprhl1 gene encoding inactive ADP-ribosyltransferase arh2 isoform X2 encodes MEKFQAGMVLAGVGDALGYRKGRWESCPSGTQIQEELASLGGLGALKLDPDNWPLSDGALMHMTTAEALITDYWCLEDLYRELVRVYVEAMVSLQGRPPDPATVEGCAHLKPNNFLLAWHTPFNEKGFLGSLTTALFASYAVQGKPLVTWGRDLMKVIPKAEEYCKKTIRHMAEYQEKWFYFEAKWQFYLEERGVEEEGHNKPLFPDTYNAEETDKVYKRWSSEGRAGRRGHDAPMIAYDALLASGSDWTQLCRRAMFHGGESSATGLIAGCLYGLLFGLSQVPEGLHQDVDRRTRLEELGAELYKAASAERSTEK; translated from the exons ATGGAGAAGTTCCAGGCTGGTATGGTCCTAGCGGGGGTGGGGGACGCGCTGGGCTACCGTAAGGGCCGCTGGGAGAGCTGCCCCTCTGGGACACAGATCCAGGAAGAGCTGGCCTCTCTGGGGGGCCTTGGGGCTCTGAAACTGGACCCTGACAACTGGCCCCTCAGCGACGGAGCCCTGATGCACATGACCACCGCTGAGGCCCTCATCACAG ACTACTGGTGTTTGGAGGACCTCTACAGGGAGCTGGTCAGGGTGTATGTTGAGGCCATGGTGTCTCTCCAGGGTCGCCCTCCTGACCCAGCCACCGTGGAGGGATGTGCTCACCTCAAACCCAACAACTTCCTGCTTGCCTGGCACACACCCTTCAATGAGAAAG GTTTCCTGGGCTCTCTGACCACGGCTCTGTTTGCATCGTACGCGGTGCAGGGCAAACCGCTGGTGACCTGGGGTCGCGACCTCATGAAGGTCATCCCCAAGGCCGAGGAGTACTGTAAGAAGACCATACGCCAcatggcag agtaccaggagaagtggttcTACTTCGAGGCTAAGTGGCAGTTCTACCTGgaggagagaggcgtggaggaggaggggcaCAACAAGCCCCTGTTTCCTGACACCTACAACGCTGAGGAGACAGACAAG gtGTATAAGCGCTGGAGCTCAGAGGGCCGGGCTGGACGGAGGGGTCACGATGCTCCCATGATAGCCTACGATGCTCTCCTGGCCTCAGGCTCCGACTGGACCCAGCTCTGCCGCCGCGCCATGTTCCACGGAG GGGAGAGCAGTGCCACAGGGCTGATAGCAGGCTGTCTGTACGGTCTCCTGTTCGGCCTGTCCCAGGTCCCTGAAGGGCTGCACCAGGATGTGGACCGACGCACGCGGCTGGAGGAGCTCGGAGCCGAACTGTACAAGGCAGCCTCcgcagagaggagcacagagaagtaA
- the LOC135568906 gene encoding growth hormone-regulated TBC protein 1-A-like codes for MEKKNNKANKVRSPQLRSLNSTINSPPSGSSAKERVHSVDPYGFERLEDFDYESYEELMSEYLAVLTRRSIRWSRLLQGRGRLEKSIKVKRYVRKGVPNEHRGLVWMSASGAQEHLEKNPGYYHSLLDTTKQQHDPKLVDSIRTDLNRTFPDNIQFRKTSNPCLQRTLYNVLLAYGHHNPAVGYCQQQAVLAG; via the exons ATGGAAAAGAAAAACAACAAAGCGAACAAGGTTCGCTCGCCGCAACTTCGCAGCCTGAACTCAACTATCAACTCTCCTCCCAGCGGCAGCAGCGCCAAAGAGAGAGTGCACAG TGTGGACCCGTATGGCTTTGAGCGGTTGGAGGACTTTGACTATGAGTCGTATGAGGAGTTGATGTCAGAGTACCTGGCCGTGCTCACCAGGAGGTCCATCAGATGGTCCAGGCTGTTGCAGGGACGGGGACGGCTGGAGAAGAGCATCAAGG TGAAGCGGTATGTGCGTAAGGGCGTGCCCAACGAGCACCGAGGGTTGGTCTGGATGTCAGCCAGCGGGGCCCAGGAGCACCTGGAGAAGAACCCAGGATACTATCACTCTCTACTGGACACTACGAAGCAACAGCATGACCCCAAGCTGGTAGACTCCATACGCACAG ACCTGAACAGAACCTTTCCTGACAACATTCAGTTCCGCAAGACGTCCAACCCATGTCTCCAGAGAACCCTGTACAACGTGCTGCTAGCGTACGGACACCACAACCCAGCTGTGGGCTACTGTCAA caACAGGCTGTATTAGcaggctga